Proteins co-encoded in one Dyella humicola genomic window:
- a CDS encoding xanthine dehydrogenase family protein molybdopterin-binding subunit produces the protein MIGNSNDGTRLSRRRFLQVLAGTAGALVVGIRLANATDAPVPPALLGDTLYGLGPFVRIDADGNVIIGARDPDTGTGTTTSLPRIIADELDADWTRVSVVPLGLGVEDDNGKPHWTYGHQTSGLGNSIPSAWADLRQVGALARWLLLQAAAQRLGVPADRLRCEAGNVIAPDGRRFGYGALAEAAAKVTPPTTPVPLKTPDRYTLIGHPAGTVDARAVVTGQAIYTLDSYAGDMLTAVLSHCPWPDGSLDHLDTTDTLAVKGVVKVVQLKPEAGQPPGHTVRSPAVAVLADSTWAALEGRAKLKLQWKPGSQSESSAWFEQQAADLVNNKDAAPTTRVRNDGDVDTASKKAAHRIDATYVQPWLAHATSEPMNCVVHIDKDSATLVVPTQSPQDAWHVVQRLTGLSPAQIQISVPRVGGGYGRRFDHDYVAEAVMLAKAAEKPVKLMWTRDEDMSQDFYRSACVHKLNATLDGKRQIVSWNQRMASASAFAQRGVPDNRLWTSEVDAHQLPAGLVPHLRSDWYSLPSVMPRGLARGMPHLSNAFAVESFVDEIAHSLKEDPLVTRLRLIGEPRQIPLGEGQTLDTGRLINVLKLVADRIEWKNWLRTVNGLGIACWYVDGAYVAHAVEASLQGDRLNIERAVCAVDVGRVINPKGLEGQVAGATLDALSTALNLSVTYKDSQVQQRNWKDYPLASMAQLPDTTEVILVPGDGEPTGASFLAMPTAAPALANAVFRVSAVRVRRLPLMKELLRML, from the coding sequence ATGATCGGTAACTCGAACGACGGCACGCGGCTTTCGCGTCGCCGCTTCCTGCAGGTACTCGCCGGTACGGCCGGCGCGCTCGTGGTCGGTATTCGTCTTGCCAATGCCACCGACGCACCCGTGCCGCCGGCCTTGCTTGGCGACACCTTGTACGGTCTTGGCCCGTTCGTACGCATCGATGCCGACGGCAACGTGATCATCGGCGCACGCGATCCGGACACCGGCACGGGCACCACCACGTCGCTTCCGCGCATCATCGCCGATGAGCTCGACGCCGACTGGACGCGCGTCAGCGTGGTGCCGCTGGGTCTGGGCGTCGAAGACGACAATGGCAAGCCGCACTGGACCTATGGGCACCAGACCAGCGGACTCGGCAATTCGATTCCCTCTGCCTGGGCCGACTTGCGCCAGGTCGGTGCGCTCGCCCGCTGGCTGCTGCTGCAGGCGGCAGCGCAACGCCTCGGCGTGCCGGCCGACCGGCTGCGCTGCGAGGCCGGCAATGTGATCGCTCCCGATGGACGTCGTTTCGGCTACGGCGCGCTGGCCGAGGCTGCCGCCAAGGTCACGCCGCCGACAACGCCGGTGCCACTGAAAACGCCGGATCGTTACACCTTGATCGGTCACCCCGCAGGCACCGTCGACGCACGTGCCGTTGTCACCGGCCAGGCTATCTACACGCTCGACAGCTATGCCGGCGATATGTTGACCGCCGTGCTCAGCCACTGCCCCTGGCCTGACGGCAGCCTGGACCACCTGGACACCACCGACACCCTGGCGGTGAAGGGTGTGGTCAAGGTCGTGCAGCTCAAGCCAGAGGCCGGCCAGCCGCCGGGTCACACGGTACGTTCGCCGGCCGTGGCGGTCCTGGCCGACAGCACCTGGGCGGCACTGGAGGGTCGCGCCAAGCTCAAACTCCAATGGAAGCCAGGCAGCCAGAGTGAAAGCAGTGCCTGGTTTGAGCAGCAGGCCGCCGATCTCGTCAACAACAAGGACGCGGCACCCACCACGCGCGTGCGCAACGATGGCGATGTCGACACCGCCAGCAAGAAAGCGGCGCACCGCATCGACGCAACCTACGTGCAGCCGTGGTTGGCACACGCCACCTCCGAGCCGATGAACTGCGTGGTGCACATCGACAAGGACAGCGCCACGCTGGTGGTGCCGACCCAATCGCCACAAGACGCATGGCACGTCGTGCAGCGGCTCACCGGTCTTTCGCCGGCGCAGATCCAGATCAGCGTGCCGCGTGTCGGCGGTGGTTACGGCCGCCGTTTCGATCACGACTACGTCGCCGAAGCGGTCATGCTCGCCAAGGCAGCGGAAAAGCCGGTCAAGTTGATGTGGACGCGCGATGAGGACATGAGCCAGGATTTCTATCGCTCCGCCTGCGTGCATAAACTCAACGCCACGCTGGATGGCAAGCGCCAGATCGTCAGTTGGAACCAGCGCATGGCGAGTGCTTCGGCATTCGCGCAACGTGGCGTGCCCGACAATCGCTTATGGACGTCCGAGGTGGATGCCCATCAGCTACCTGCCGGACTCGTGCCCCATCTACGCAGCGACTGGTACTCCCTGCCCTCGGTCATGCCGCGTGGGCTTGCCCGTGGCATGCCGCACCTGAGCAATGCATTCGCGGTCGAAAGTTTCGTCGACGAGATCGCGCATAGCCTGAAGGAAGACCCGCTGGTCACGCGCCTGCGCCTGATTGGCGAGCCGCGCCAGATCCCGCTGGGAGAAGGACAGACGCTCGACACCGGTCGTCTGATCAATGTGCTGAAGCTCGTTGCCGATCGTATCGAGTGGAAGAACTGGCTGCGCACCGTCAATGGGCTGGGCATCGCCTGCTGGTACGTCGACGGCGCCTATGTCGCCCATGCCGTCGAAGCGTCCCTGCAGGGTGACCGCCTCAATATCGAGCGTGCCGTCTGCGCGGTCGATGTGGGCCGCGTGATCAACCCGAAAGGACTCGAAGGCCAAGTGGCCGGCGCCACCCTCGATGCGCTGTCCACGGCGCTCAATCTGTCGGTGACCTACAAGGACAGCCAGGTCCAGCAGCGCAACTGGAAGGACTACCCGCTCGCCAGCATGGCGCAACTGCCGGACACCACGGAAGTAATCCTGGTACCCGGCGATGGCGAGCCGACGGGCGCCAGCTTCCTCGCCATGCCGACCGCGGCGCCCGCCCTCGCCAATGCCGTCTTCCGCGTGAGCGCGGTGCGCGTGCGCCGACTGCCGTTGATGAAAGAACTGCTGCGCATGCTTTGA
- a CDS encoding (2Fe-2S)-binding protein, translated as MAQAQDQILTPHPTNAIVPEKVREGIDLEINGRTYRHTGDAQMPLLWYLRDILRLTGTKYSGDHGEGGHDLVLVDGKLASATRLVVADLAGKPITTVEGLAAADGKLHPLQQAFVDEDAIGCGYCTPGWLMASVDLLNRHSQPSDNEIDQLPNLCRCGCQTRVRLAIKRVASSGSHA; from the coding sequence ATGGCGCAAGCGCAAGACCAGATCCTGACGCCCCACCCGACCAACGCCATCGTGCCCGAGAAGGTGCGCGAAGGTATCGATCTGGAGATCAACGGCAGGACGTACCGTCACACCGGCGATGCGCAGATGCCGCTGCTTTGGTATCTACGGGACATCCTGCGGCTCACTGGCACCAAGTACAGCGGTGATCATGGCGAAGGTGGCCACGACCTGGTGCTGGTAGACGGCAAGCTGGCTTCCGCTACCCGCCTTGTTGTCGCCGACCTGGCTGGAAAGCCGATCACCACGGTGGAAGGCCTGGCCGCCGCCGACGGCAAGCTGCATCCGCTGCAACAGGCCTTTGTGGACGAAGACGCCATCGGCTGCGGTTACTGCACCCCGGGCTGGCTCATGGCCTCGGTCGACCTGCTCAATCGCCATTCGCAGCCTAGCGACAACGAGATCGACCAGTTGCCCAATCTTTGCCGCTGCGGCTGCCAGACCCGTGTGCGCCTTGCCATCAAGCGCGTCGCTTCCAGCGGGAGCCACGCATGA
- a CDS encoding APC family permease translates to MSDSSTSGGYVRRLRPWDAAMIVVGGIIGGGIFLNPYVVAMRTSSGLSLLLMWVGAGLLTLIGALCYAELGARRPHAGGSYVYLREAFGPLAGFLFGWSMLLVIYSGSSAAVATIFASYAAALFGLPASATTSLAIGALVFVALINLFGLRLGAQIQNSFTLLKLLAVAVLVVCGLFLAGVNGHGMLDTDPQTADVGFMGAALPVLFAYSGFTYLNNLAGEVSEPQRTLPRALVIGMLLVIAAYALVNLAYLAVLGHAGLAASRAPAADVMQRVFGTAGAKLIAVGVAISALGFCNITLVAGARVLQVMGEDGLFFRSVARLHPRHRTPNVALLLLSGWAIVLVWSGSYGQLLDYATFGDWLACAVGVGTLFWYRKHEGAKVSFRVPGYPLLPLIFIATIGLVMVQSLRASPMNTGIGLLIMVAGVPVYLVWRRLFSRVTS, encoded by the coding sequence ATGAGCGATTCATCGACGTCCGGTGGCTACGTTCGCCGCCTCCGCCCATGGGATGCGGCCATGATCGTGGTCGGCGGCATCATCGGCGGCGGCATCTTCCTCAACCCGTACGTCGTGGCGATGCGCACGTCGTCGGGCTTGTCGCTGCTGCTCATGTGGGTGGGTGCGGGCCTGCTCACCCTGATCGGTGCGCTTTGTTATGCCGAACTGGGCGCGCGGCGCCCGCATGCGGGCGGCAGCTACGTGTACCTGCGCGAGGCATTCGGGCCGCTGGCCGGTTTTCTGTTCGGCTGGAGCATGCTGCTGGTGATCTATTCGGGATCATCGGCCGCGGTGGCCACGATCTTTGCCAGCTACGCGGCGGCCCTGTTCGGCCTGCCCGCCAGTGCCACCACGAGCCTGGCCATCGGCGCGTTGGTTTTCGTAGCGCTGATCAATCTCTTTGGCCTGCGCCTGGGCGCGCAGATCCAGAACTCATTCACCTTGCTCAAGTTGCTGGCCGTGGCCGTGCTGGTGGTATGCGGGTTGTTCCTGGCCGGCGTGAACGGCCACGGCATGCTGGACACCGACCCGCAGACGGCTGACGTAGGCTTCATGGGCGCGGCACTGCCGGTGTTGTTCGCCTATTCCGGCTTCACTTATCTCAACAATCTGGCCGGCGAAGTCAGTGAGCCGCAGCGCACCCTGCCGCGTGCCCTGGTGATCGGCATGTTGCTGGTGATTGCGGCCTATGCGCTGGTCAACCTGGCGTATCTTGCCGTGCTCGGCCACGCCGGCCTCGCCGCCAGCCGGGCGCCGGCGGCCGACGTCATGCAGCGCGTATTCGGCACGGCGGGCGCCAAGCTGATCGCCGTGGGCGTGGCAATTTCTGCGCTGGGCTTCTGCAATATCACCCTGGTGGCCGGAGCCCGCGTGCTGCAGGTGATGGGCGAGGATGGCTTGTTCTTCCGCAGCGTGGCCCGACTGCATCCCAGGCACCGTACGCCGAATGTCGCGCTTTTGCTGCTCTCGGGCTGGGCCATCGTGCTGGTGTGGTCCGGCAGCTACGGTCAGTTGCTCGACTACGCCACGTTTGGTGACTGGCTTGCCTGCGCGGTGGGCGTGGGCACGCTGTTCTGGTATCGCAAACACGAGGGGGCCAAGGTCAGTTTCCGCGTGCCGGGCTATCCGCTGCTGCCGCTGATCTTTATCGCGACGATTGGCCTGGTTATGGTGCAGAGCCTGCGCGCCAGCCCCATGAACACGGGCATCGGCCTGCTCATCATGGTCGCCGGCGTGCCGGTGTACCTGGTGTGGCGACGCCTGTTCAGCCGGGTTACCTCCTAA
- a CDS encoding S53 family peptidase: MLKNLHRKSLATSLALLLCGFTTASFAAGASSPADLGASNANQKVNVTLVLGLHNQAALEKYIYSTVTQGDPSYHRFLTTDQFADRYGATADEISKVQAFIKQQGLTQVQLLPNHLAIQVSGTIGQFNKAFQTSVHDFRASDGSTFHRPSKALTMPAALSSTLVLASGLNSEPHFRSHRVTALEPPAATSHANALAKSATAAPAVTPCTGNPTATCTPGEFTVGDVANRYNVNPLYKAGINGKGSTIGIATLADFVVDDAYAYWSDIGLPVKPNRITKVAVDGGGPLSGPDGSGETSLDVEQSGGLAPWANIIVYHAPNTDAGFFDIFNQAVSDNKVDSLSVSWGEPEIFYILQLDANVAYMQSLHQVFLEAAVQGITMFATSGDSGAFDTVRSFGGLPSDPVPPPLTADSPGADPFITTAGGTTVPFTYSFRGGPKASITKESVWGWDYIANYFQTNLGINLLPAVFSVGGGGGVSVFWPTPLYQQFTSGIRKTEKNQTWLEPDLGINYTLPANFRGRNEPDLSLNADPETGYSFVSSTDGAGLLTFEGGTSFVAPQLNGIAALLRQSTHGRTGFWNPQIYPLQNIFGYGPFSAFNDIKAGDNWFYNGVGGYEPGAGIGTLNVTNLALFLSVF, translated from the coding sequence ATGCTCAAGAACTTGCATCGCAAGTCGCTCGCGACCTCGCTGGCGCTGCTGCTCTGTGGCTTCACCACTGCATCCTTCGCCGCTGGCGCCTCGTCGCCTGCCGACCTTGGGGCCAGCAACGCCAATCAGAAGGTCAATGTCACGCTCGTGCTGGGACTGCACAATCAGGCGGCGCTGGAAAAATATATCTACAGCACGGTCACGCAAGGTGACCCTTCCTATCACCGCTTCCTCACCACCGACCAATTCGCGGATCGCTACGGCGCAACCGCCGACGAAATTTCCAAGGTGCAAGCCTTTATCAAGCAGCAGGGGCTAACCCAGGTCCAACTGTTGCCGAATCATCTGGCGATCCAGGTGAGCGGAACGATCGGCCAGTTCAACAAGGCGTTCCAGACGTCCGTTCACGACTTCCGCGCCAGTGATGGCTCGACCTTCCATCGCCCGAGCAAGGCATTGACGATGCCAGCCGCGCTTTCCAGCACCCTGGTGCTGGCTTCTGGCCTGAACAGCGAGCCGCATTTTCGCTCACACCGCGTAACGGCCCTGGAGCCGCCGGCGGCCACCAGCCATGCCAATGCGTTGGCCAAGAGCGCAACAGCCGCACCCGCAGTCACGCCCTGCACGGGCAACCCGACGGCGACCTGCACGCCCGGCGAATTCACCGTGGGCGATGTCGCCAACCGTTACAACGTCAACCCGCTGTACAAGGCTGGCATCAACGGCAAGGGTTCGACCATCGGCATCGCCACCCTGGCTGACTTCGTCGTTGACGACGCGTATGCCTATTGGAGCGACATCGGCCTGCCGGTGAAGCCCAACCGCATCACCAAGGTAGCTGTCGACGGCGGTGGCCCGCTGAGTGGGCCCGATGGCTCGGGCGAGACATCGCTTGACGTCGAGCAGTCCGGTGGCCTGGCGCCGTGGGCCAATATCATCGTCTACCACGCGCCCAACACCGATGCCGGCTTCTTCGACATCTTCAATCAGGCGGTGTCGGACAACAAGGTCGACAGCCTGTCGGTGAGCTGGGGCGAGCCCGAGATCTTCTACATCCTGCAGTTGGACGCCAACGTCGCCTACATGCAGTCCCTGCATCAGGTGTTCCTGGAAGCGGCCGTACAAGGCATCACGATGTTCGCCACCTCGGGCGACTCCGGCGCGTTCGACACGGTGCGCAGTTTCGGAGGCCTGCCCTCTGACCCGGTGCCACCGCCGCTCACTGCAGATTCCCCGGGAGCGGATCCCTTCATCACCACGGCCGGCGGCACCACCGTGCCCTTCACCTACAGCTTCCGCGGTGGCCCGAAGGCATCGATCACCAAGGAAAGTGTCTGGGGCTGGGACTACATCGCCAACTACTTCCAGACCAATCTCGGCATCAATCTCCTCCCTGCGGTGTTCTCGGTCGGTGGCGGTGGCGGCGTCAGCGTGTTCTGGCCAACGCCGCTCTACCAGCAGTTCACCTCGGGCATCCGCAAGACCGAGAAGAACCAGACTTGGCTTGAGCCTGATTTGGGCATCAACTACACGCTGCCGGCGAACTTCCGCGGCCGCAACGAGCCCGATCTCTCGTTGAACGCCGACCCTGAAACCGGCTACAGCTTCGTTTCCTCGACGGACGGCGCGGGCTTGCTGACGTTCGAAGGCGGCACCAGCTTCGTGGCGCCCCAGCTCAACGGCATCGCCGCCCTGCTGAGGCAATCGACGCACGGCCGCACCGGCTTCTGGAACCCGCAGATCTACCCGCTGCAGAATATCTTTGGCTATGGCCCGTTCTCGGCCTTCAACGATATCAAGGCAGGAGACAACTGGTTCTATAACGGTGTCGGCGGCTATGAGCCGGGCGCAGGTATCGGCACGCTCAACGTGACCAACCTGGCCTTGTTCCTCAGCGTGTTCTGA
- a CDS encoding fumarate hydratase, with translation MTTIKQDDLIQSVADALQYISYYHPVDYITNLAAAYEREESPAAKDAMAQILINSRMAAEGHRPLCQDTGIVTVFLKVGMNVRWDATLSLEDMVNEGVRRAYNDPDNKLRASVLADPAGKRTNTKDNTPAVINVSIVPGDTVDVIVAAKGGGSEAKSKFAMLNPSDSIVDWVIKTVPTMGAGWCPPGMLGIGIGGTAEKAMLLAKEALMEPIDIQDLIARGPSNRAEELRLELYEKVNALGIGAQGLGGLTTVLDIKVKDYPTHAANLPVALIPNCAATRHAHFTLDGSGPVMLDPPSLKDWPQLTYNPTNARRVDLDTITKEEVATFKPGEVLLLNGKLLTGRDAAHKRMVDMLNKGEPLPVDFKGRFIYYVGPVDPVRDEVVGPAGPTTATRMDKFTEQVLAQTGLLGMVGKAERGPAAIEAIKQHQSVYLMAVGGAAYLVSKAIKASRVVGFADLGMEAIYEFEVQDMPVTVAVDSAGTSVHQTGPKEWQARIGKIPVVVA, from the coding sequence ATGACCACCATCAAGCAAGACGATCTGATCCAGTCCGTCGCCGACGCCCTGCAGTACATCAGCTACTACCATCCCGTCGACTACATCACCAATCTCGCCGCCGCCTACGAGCGCGAGGAGTCTCCGGCCGCGAAGGACGCGATGGCGCAGATCCTGATCAATTCGCGCATGGCCGCCGAAGGCCATCGCCCGCTGTGCCAGGACACCGGCATCGTCACCGTCTTCCTCAAGGTCGGCATGAATGTGCGCTGGGACGCCACCCTGTCGCTGGAAGACATGGTCAACGAAGGCGTACGCCGTGCCTATAACGACCCGGACAACAAGCTGCGCGCCAGCGTGCTGGCCGATCCGGCCGGCAAGCGCACGAATACCAAGGACAACACGCCGGCCGTGATCAATGTCTCGATCGTGCCGGGCGACACCGTCGATGTGATCGTCGCGGCCAAGGGCGGCGGTTCGGAGGCGAAGTCGAAGTTCGCCATGCTCAACCCCTCCGACTCCATCGTCGACTGGGTGATCAAGACCGTGCCGACCATGGGCGCCGGCTGGTGCCCACCGGGCATGCTCGGCATCGGCATCGGTGGCACCGCCGAGAAGGCGATGCTGCTGGCCAAGGAGGCGCTGATGGAGCCGATCGACATCCAGGACCTGATCGCGCGCGGCCCGAGCAATCGCGCCGAGGAACTGCGCCTGGAGCTGTACGAGAAGGTCAATGCGCTGGGTATCGGCGCACAAGGCCTGGGTGGCCTCACCACCGTGCTCGACATCAAGGTGAAGGATTATCCGACCCACGCTGCCAACCTGCCGGTGGCCTTGATCCCGAATTGCGCTGCCACACGCCACGCGCACTTCACCCTGGACGGTTCTGGTCCGGTGATGCTCGATCCGCCGTCGCTGAAGGATTGGCCGCAGCTCACCTACAACCCGACCAATGCGCGCCGCGTCGATCTCGACACGATTACCAAGGAAGAGGTCGCCACCTTCAAGCCGGGCGAAGTGCTGCTGCTCAACGGCAAGCTGCTCACCGGTCGCGATGCCGCGCACAAGCGCATGGTCGACATGCTCAACAAGGGCGAGCCGCTACCGGTGGATTTCAAGGGCCGCTTCATCTACTACGTCGGTCCGGTCGATCCGGTGCGTGACGAAGTGGTGGGTCCCGCCGGTCCGACCACGGCCACGCGCATGGATAAATTCACCGAGCAGGTGCTGGCGCAGACCGGCCTGCTCGGCATGGTCGGCAAGGCCGAACGCGGCCCGGCGGCCATCGAGGCGATCAAGCAGCACCAGTCGGTGTACCTGATGGCCGTGGGTGGCGCGGCGTATCTCGTGTCCAAGGCGATCAAGGCTTCCCGCGTGGTCGGCTTTGCCGATCTGGGTATGGAAGCGATCTACGAGTTCGAGGTGCAGGATATGCCGGTCACCGTGGCTGTCGATTCCGCCGGTACGTCGGTGCACCAGACCGGGCCGAAGGAATGGCAGGCGCGCATTGGCAAGATTCCGGTAGTGGTGGCCTGA
- a CDS encoding bifunctional aspartate kinase/diaminopimelate decarboxylase, protein MTSNAPASLPADASWIVMKFGGTSVATLPRWQNILELVASRRAEGARVLVVVSALSGITDALKQLCAQEDKGKRIEAAKAIAQRHYELLDHMQLAVPDTLGARLAELASLAEDGPAALGELAWAALVQGHGELMSSALGSAFLTHSGLPTQWLDARDCLAAVALPNQNERTKLLSAMVEAKPDPALNARLARLGEVFITQGFIAREAQGRTVLLGRGGSDTSASYFGALLKAQRVEIWTDVAGMFTANPRQVPSARLLQRLDYEEAQEIASTGAKVLHPRCLSPLREPRVPLLIKDTNRPELEGTLIGPEVREHAPSVKAISARKGITLVSMESVGMWQQVGFLADVFAQFKQHGLSVDLIGSAETNVTVSLDPTENLLDSDALAALASDLAKVCRVKVIAPCAAITLVGRGMRSMLHTLSGVLAEFGQLRVHMISQSSNNLNLTFVVDENVVDELLPHLHELLITAGALRTDDSALFGPSWQALYGSGDVVPPAAAWWRTDRRDALLKLGAEATPRYVYHLPTVRQQARDLKTLAAVDRLHYAVKANTHPAILKALAEEGFGFECVSPGELKAVMAVVPKTAPLLFTPNFAPREDYAWALTTRATISLDSLYQLEQWGELFRGREVVLRIDLGRGLGHHEKVRTGGSGSKFGLPVEQVDAFLRLADTHGVIVRGLHAHLGSGILDDTHWGEVYGQLASLAERIGSVTFLDIGGGLGVPSHPGEARLDTAALDRVLREVKAAYPHYKLWMEPGRYLVADAGVLLTRVTQTKGKGHGTVRYLGVDTGMNSLIRPALYEAWHEIVNLSRLDEPATSLFQVVGPICESGDVLGTDRRLPEPEEGDVMLIAQAGAYGKVMSSPYNMRDEAEEIIIE, encoded by the coding sequence GTGACCTCGAATGCCCCCGCGTCGCTTCCTGCCGACGCATCCTGGATCGTGATGAAGTTTGGCGGCACCAGTGTCGCCACCCTGCCGCGCTGGCAGAACATTCTGGAACTGGTCGCCAGTCGTCGTGCCGAAGGCGCACGTGTGCTGGTGGTCGTTTCGGCACTCTCCGGCATCACCGACGCACTCAAACAACTGTGCGCACAGGAAGACAAGGGCAAACGCATCGAGGCTGCCAAAGCGATCGCACAGCGTCATTACGAGCTGCTCGATCACATGCAGCTGGCGGTTCCGGACACGCTGGGTGCACGATTGGCCGAACTCGCGTCGCTGGCGGAGGACGGTCCCGCGGCACTCGGCGAGCTGGCATGGGCCGCCTTGGTGCAGGGGCATGGCGAGTTGATGTCGAGCGCGCTTGGCTCAGCCTTTCTCACCCATAGCGGCTTGCCCACGCAATGGCTGGATGCGCGCGACTGCCTGGCCGCGGTAGCGCTGCCGAACCAGAACGAGCGCACCAAGCTGCTTTCGGCCATGGTCGAGGCCAAGCCCGACCCCGCCTTGAACGCGCGCCTGGCACGGCTGGGCGAGGTGTTCATCACCCAGGGTTTCATCGCCCGCGAGGCGCAGGGCCGCACCGTGCTGCTCGGTCGTGGCGGTTCGGATACCTCGGCGTCGTATTTCGGCGCCTTGCTGAAAGCGCAGCGGGTGGAAATCTGGACCGACGTGGCCGGCATGTTCACCGCCAACCCGCGCCAGGTGCCGAGTGCGCGCCTGCTGCAGCGTCTCGATTACGAGGAGGCGCAGGAAATCGCCTCCACCGGCGCCAAGGTGCTGCATCCGCGCTGCCTGTCGCCGTTGCGCGAACCGCGGGTGCCGCTGCTGATCAAGGACACCAACCGTCCCGAACTCGAAGGCACCCTGATCGGACCCGAGGTGCGCGAGCACGCACCCAGCGTCAAGGCGATCAGTGCGCGCAAGGGCATCACCCTCGTCTCGATGGAGTCGGTGGGCATGTGGCAGCAGGTTGGCTTTCTTGCCGACGTGTTTGCGCAGTTCAAGCAGCACGGCCTGTCGGTGGACCTGATCGGTTCGGCCGAGACCAACGTCACCGTGTCGCTCGACCCGACCGAAAACCTGCTCGACTCCGACGCGCTCGCCGCGCTTGCCAGCGATCTGGCCAAAGTCTGCCGCGTGAAAGTGATTGCGCCGTGTGCGGCAATTACGCTGGTCGGCCGCGGCATGCGCTCCATGCTGCATACACTGTCGGGTGTACTGGCGGAGTTCGGCCAGCTGCGCGTGCACATGATTTCGCAGTCCTCCAACAACCTCAATCTCACCTTCGTGGTGGATGAGAACGTGGTGGACGAACTGCTGCCGCATCTGCACGAGTTGCTGATTACGGCCGGCGCCTTGCGCACTGACGACAGCGCATTGTTCGGCCCCAGCTGGCAGGCTTTGTATGGCAGCGGCGACGTCGTGCCGCCCGCCGCGGCGTGGTGGCGTACGGATCGCCGCGACGCGCTGCTGAAACTCGGCGCCGAGGCGACGCCGCGCTACGTCTACCACTTGCCCACGGTGCGCCAGCAGGCGCGCGATCTGAAGACGCTGGCTGCGGTCGATCGCCTGCATTACGCGGTGAAGGCGAACACGCATCCGGCCATCCTCAAGGCCTTGGCCGAAGAAGGTTTCGGCTTTGAATGTGTCTCGCCAGGCGAGTTGAAGGCCGTCATGGCGGTGGTACCCAAAACGGCGCCGCTGCTGTTCACACCGAACTTCGCTCCGCGCGAGGATTACGCCTGGGCACTGACTACTCGCGCCACCATTTCGCTCGACTCGCTGTATCAGCTCGAGCAGTGGGGAGAGCTGTTCCGTGGTCGCGAGGTGGTGCTGCGTATCGATCTGGGCCGTGGCCTGGGTCATCACGAGAAGGTGCGCACGGGCGGCAGCGGCAGCAAGTTCGGTTTGCCGGTGGAACAGGTCGATGCGTTCCTGCGTCTGGCCGACACGCACGGCGTGATCGTGCGCGGCCTGCATGCCCACCTGGGCTCGGGCATTCTCGATGACACGCACTGGGGCGAGGTCTACGGCCAGCTGGCCAGCCTGGCCGAGCGCATCGGCAGCGTCACCTTCCTGGATATCGGCGGCGGCCTGGGCGTGCCGTCGCATCCGGGCGAGGCGCGGCTGGATACCGCGGCGCTTGATCGCGTCCTGCGCGAGGTGAAGGCGGCCTATCCGCACTACAAGCTGTGGATGGAACCCGGCCGTTATCTGGTGGCCGATGCGGGCGTACTGCTGACCCGTGTGACGCAGACCAAGGGCAAGGGCCATGGCACGGTACGCTATCTCGGCGTGGATACCGGCATGAACAGCCTCATTCGTCCGGCGCTGTACGAAGCCTGGCACGAGATCGTCAACCTTTCCCGGCTCGACGAGCCAGCTACCTCGCTATTCCAGGTGGTGGGTCCAATCTGCGAGAGCGGCGACGTGCTCGGCACCGACCGTCGTTTGCCCGAACCGGAAGAGGGCGACGTGATGCTGATCGCCCAGGCCGGCGCGTACGGCAAGGTGATGTCGTCGCCTTACAACATGCGTGACGAGGCTGAGGAAATCATTATCGAGTAG
- a CDS encoding endonuclease domain-containing protein, whose product MKRLNVDRARKLRTTVTDAEQVLWFRIRDRRLQGWKFRRQHEIDQYIVDFACLDAALIVELDGGQHGEQVAYDEARTRKLQNMGYRVLRFWNNDVLKNLDSVLEVILEALASPAPHPNPLPEGERE is encoded by the coding sequence ATGAAACGTCTCAACGTAGACCGGGCGCGAAAATTGCGGACCACTGTAACTGACGCTGAGCAGGTGCTCTGGTTCCGAATTCGCGATCGCCGCCTGCAAGGCTGGAAATTCCGCCGACAGCATGAGATCGATCAGTACATCGTGGATTTCGCCTGTCTGGATGCGGCGTTGATAGTGGAACTGGACGGCGGACAGCATGGCGAACAAGTGGCATATGACGAGGCGCGTACGCGAAAGCTCCAAAACATGGGCTACCGCGTGCTGCGTTTCTGGAACAATGATGTCTTGAAGAACTTGGACAGCGTACTTGAGGTGATCCTGGAGGCTTTGGCAAGCCCGGCCCCTCACCCCAACCCTCTCCCCGAAGGGGAGAGGGAGTAA